Proteins encoded within one genomic window of Bacteroides sedimenti:
- a CDS encoding polysaccharide lyase family 8 super-sandwich domain-containing protein, with protein MKRNKLLFFFLLVCCSIFAQKSTNDSIALIKRNYINATISNDKGKEDLLKRLSAISPEQEVSDQNVIELQQLYPISAKEIQLLTSTLHADGTWEDINYKDTKRSGWEPKIHAERILKLTKYYYQKKLMLKPTEFSQLKKAIHQAMALWFNRKPVCANWWYNQIGIPRTLGPAFLLFEQEMSEQEKQEAIKVMMNSAFGMTGQNKVWLAGNVLIRAILQNNWSLVKEAQQAIGSEIVLGQKEGIKADWSFHQHGPQQQFGNYGLSYICNMSFYSELFTDTPLAFSKEQHKILISLLLDGYQWIVWRGYWDVNALNRQLFRNADVDKGFRLLFAAYSLMKSCNPEDAEKIKKMIDRNSFFSQAPNTFTGNKHFWESDYTIHRTPQWMASVRMASNRVIGTELVNEDNLKGYYMADGALYTYVRGDEYHNIFPFWNWRRIPGITTYDSEAPIPNANRKDSRNQSSYVGGTSNGETGITYMQLKRNGLTAHKAWIFTNNYVLCMGSNIHSDSTATIITSIDQRFRKGEVWSDCNKRFFHDNTGYIVLQADTCITTTELKKGQWCDFMGMYKPAKLESNIFSLYIKHRKDQPASYVYLVLPGSNANQVKNLRTDDIQILQNNEKIQAVIIDSLCYIAAYQAMDLDLKNGENVHISQPGAYVIKIKKDKD; from the coding sequence ATGAAAAGAAATAAACTTCTCTTTTTTTTCCTTCTTGTCTGTTGTTCCATCTTTGCACAAAAATCAACAAACGATTCGATCGCTTTAATCAAAAGAAATTATATTAATGCAACAATCAGTAATGATAAAGGGAAAGAAGATCTTCTCAAACGATTATCAGCCATCTCCCCCGAACAAGAGGTATCCGATCAGAATGTAATTGAATTACAGCAACTGTACCCTATTTCCGCAAAAGAGATTCAACTTCTGACAAGCACTCTCCATGCAGATGGCACGTGGGAAGATATTAACTATAAGGATACCAAACGTTCCGGATGGGAACCTAAGATACACGCCGAACGAATTCTGAAACTCACCAAATACTACTATCAGAAAAAACTAATGCTCAAACCAACTGAATTTTCACAGCTAAAAAAAGCAATTCATCAAGCAATGGCTCTATGGTTCAATCGGAAACCTGTATGCGCCAACTGGTGGTACAATCAAATCGGGATACCGCGCACCCTTGGACCGGCCTTCTTGCTATTCGAACAAGAAATGAGCGAACAAGAAAAACAGGAAGCCATAAAAGTGATGATGAATTCGGCCTTTGGCATGACAGGACAAAATAAGGTATGGCTGGCAGGCAACGTATTAATCAGGGCCATACTGCAAAACAATTGGAGTCTTGTAAAAGAGGCGCAACAAGCAATTGGATCGGAAATTGTTCTGGGGCAGAAAGAGGGAATTAAAGCCGATTGGAGTTTCCATCAACATGGACCACAACAGCAATTCGGCAATTACGGATTGTCGTATATATGCAACATGAGTTTCTATTCAGAACTGTTTACCGACACTCCACTTGCCTTCTCAAAGGAGCAGCATAAGATTCTTATCTCCCTTCTACTGGATGGCTACCAATGGATTGTTTGGCGGGGATATTGGGATGTAAACGCACTAAACCGGCAATTGTTCCGCAATGCGGATGTAGACAAAGGATTCAGGCTGCTTTTTGCGGCATACTCGTTGATGAAAAGCTGTAATCCGGAAGACGCTGAAAAAATTAAGAAGATGATTGACCGGAATTCCTTCTTTTCGCAAGCCCCTAATACCTTTACCGGGAACAAGCATTTCTGGGAATCAGACTATACCATCCATCGCACTCCTCAATGGATGGCTTCGGTGCGCATGGCTTCCAACCGTGTAATAGGAACTGAACTGGTGAACGAAGATAACCTGAAAGGATACTATATGGCCGACGGTGCCCTATATACTTATGTACGTGGTGACGAGTACCATAACATCTTTCCCTTCTGGAACTGGAGAAGAATTCCGGGAATTACTACCTATGATAGCGAAGCACCCATCCCTAATGCCAATAGGAAGGATAGCCGCAACCAAAGTTCTTATGTAGGCGGAACTAGTAATGGCGAAACCGGCATCACCTATATGCAACTGAAACGCAACGGGCTGACCGCTCACAAAGCATGGATATTCACAAATAACTACGTGCTTTGCATGGGAAGCAATATTCACTCGGATAGTACCGCAACAATCATAACTTCCATCGACCAGCGTTTCAGAAAAGGCGAAGTTTGGTCGGACTGCAACAAGCGATTCTTCCACGATAATACCGGTTATATAGTGCTACAAGCTGACACATGCATCACTACAACGGAATTGAAAAAGGGACAATGGTGTGATTTTATGGGAATGTACAAGCCGGCGAAACTGGAAAGCAACATTTTTTCCTTATACATAAAACACAGGAAAGACCAACCGGCCAGTTACGTGTATCTGGTTCTGCCTGGCAGCAATGCCAATCAAGTTAAGAATTTAAGGACAGATGACATTCAGATACTTCAGAACAATGAGAAAATACAGGCGGTCATCATAGATTCGCTCTGCTATATTGCAGCATATCAAGCGATGGATTTGGATTTAAAGAATGGAGAAAATGTACATATCTCCCAGCCGGGAGCCTATGTAATTAAAATTAAAAAGGACAAGGATTGA
- a CDS encoding TlpA family protein disulfide reductase: MTKHLFYLRFVLIILIFNLLFSSEAMAGNKLPNPVIKAGSAKLSCSISKQKPSKDGEKLIAEITVYNPITGECSYKTTLDKENRFSINVPLQSSKAIAILNISSETMYYCIFAIGLEQEKETQINISFDDKDKMKISAKGELDLSANEMTKMCEALNLFEMHHDSLVDFHKMTPKEFADYNLNNNLKKRMSIAMDSIVLSERIKNNLKNSFNLRFLKGRLFYYKECAEESFERANNGALADYKAVEPDKEYYSFLRKYNLNDPQYLYCYSYHDFMKAFLVIKAFNIPKIGNTPVEEWLKGVKNSVKNVVGFNSGMFYDMLAANAYDQQMSYGTEALTNKQLANIRNYFIANKKAIGDIILKKNEETAKTLESNKDLKVNKTPVVAKEKLMEAIIAKYKGKVVMVDFWATWCGPCMNAFKEMKPLKKELKGKDVVFVYITSASSPKESWEGQIKQIGGEHYYLTKDEMNYLRENLDFGGIPTYLIYDTNGTLKNKVTGFPGNNSILDMISSELP; encoded by the coding sequence ATGACTAAACATCTTTTCTATTTACGGTTTGTCTTGATAATCCTGATATTCAACCTGCTGTTTTCATCAGAAGCAATGGCTGGCAACAAACTCCCAAACCCAGTGATTAAAGCAGGTTCAGCCAAATTATCCTGCAGCATCAGCAAACAGAAACCATCCAAAGACGGTGAAAAATTAATTGCTGAAATCACGGTTTACAATCCCATAACCGGCGAATGCAGTTATAAAACTACCCTGGATAAGGAGAATCGGTTTTCTATCAATGTTCCACTTCAAAGCAGCAAGGCTATAGCTATCTTAAATATCAGTTCAGAAACAATGTACTATTGCATTTTCGCTATTGGTTTAGAGCAGGAGAAAGAGACACAAATCAACATCTCTTTTGACGATAAAGATAAGATGAAAATCAGTGCCAAAGGGGAGCTTGATTTATCTGCCAATGAGATGACGAAAATGTGTGAGGCTCTTAACTTGTTTGAAATGCATCATGATTCACTGGTTGATTTTCATAAAATGACACCCAAAGAATTTGCTGATTATAATCTAAACAATAACCTTAAAAAAAGGATGAGCATCGCAATGGACTCCATTGTCCTTTCTGAAAGAATAAAAAACAACCTTAAAAATTCATTCAATCTGCGTTTTTTGAAAGGAAGGCTTTTCTACTATAAAGAGTGTGCGGAAGAGAGCTTTGAGAGGGCGAATAATGGAGCTCTTGCCGATTATAAGGCTGTGGAGCCCGACAAAGAGTATTATTCATTCCTCAGAAAATACAACCTGAACGACCCTCAATATCTATATTGCTACTCTTATCACGATTTCATGAAGGCTTTTTTAGTCATAAAAGCATTCAACATTCCCAAGATAGGCAATACACCCGTCGAGGAATGGCTCAAAGGAGTAAAAAATTCTGTTAAGAATGTGGTTGGATTCAATTCGGGTATGTTTTATGATATGCTTGCGGCAAATGCATACGACCAACAGATGAGCTACGGAACTGAAGCGCTGACCAATAAACAGCTTGCAAACATCAGAAATTACTTTATAGCCAACAAAAAAGCCATTGGAGATATTATACTGAAGAAGAATGAAGAGACTGCAAAAACCCTCGAAAGCAACAAGGACTTAAAAGTGAATAAGACCCCTGTTGTGGCAAAAGAGAAGCTGATGGAGGCCATCATAGCCAAGTACAAAGGGAAAGTGGTGATGGTTGATTTCTGGGCTACATGGTGCGGTCCGTGTATGAATGCTTTTAAAGAGATGAAGCCGTTAAAAAAAGAGCTGAAAGGTAAAGATGTGGTTTTTGTTTATATCACGAGTGCCAGTTCTCCGAAAGAGAGCTGGGAAGGGCAGATAAAACAAATAGGAGGCGAACACTATTACCTGACAAAAGACGAAATGAACTATTTACGGGAGAATCTTGATTTTGGCGGAATACCCACTTACCTCATCTACGACACAAATGGAACATTGAAAAACAAGGTCACCGGTTTTCCCGGCAATAACAGTATACTGGACATGATAAGTTCGGAATTGCCTTAG
- a CDS encoding DUF2007 domain-containing protein: protein MKTVLLSALENSFQASVLRDVLSNEGIESFLRNETLSGILGNIPNFQIEIYVFEDDYEKASEILKNAFPQLVGE, encoded by the coding sequence ATGAAAACAGTTCTTTTATCTGCATTGGAAAATAGCTTCCAGGCAAGCGTTCTGCGGGATGTATTAAGTAATGAGGGTATAGAATCGTTCCTCAGAAACGAAACGTTATCTGGTATATTGGGCAATATTCCAAATTTCCAGATCGAGATATATGTTTTTGAAGATGATTATGAAAAAGCAAGCGAAATCCTTAAAAACGCATTTCCGCAATTAGTGGGAGAATAA
- a CDS encoding PhoH family protein, whose amino-acid sequence MGTKKNFVLDTNVILHDHDCLTSFQENDIYLPIVVLEELDKFKKGNSEINFNAREFVRELDLITDDKLFTKGASLGEGMGRLFIITGGVESEIVRKSFPERQADHEILSAAEVLTRKHPKMKTILVTKDVNLRMKARSIGVLCEDYINDKVVNIDIFEKSNEIFDGVPAELIDKIYSSKEGVDINDLDFKNVLHPNECFVMKSERNSVLVRYNPLTHTVHRVGKAKHYGIEPRNAEQSFAFEILTDPDVKLVALTGKAGTGKTLLALAAALSCMNDYKQILLARPIVALSNKDLGFLPGDTAAKVAPYMQPLFDNLNVIKHQFSPTSTEVRRLDDMQKSGQLVIEALAFIRGRSLSETYCIIDEAQNLTPHEMKTIITRAGEGTKMIFTGDIQQIDHPYLDSQSNGLVYMIDRMKGQNIFAHVNLVKGERSALSELASHLM is encoded by the coding sequence ATGGGAACAAAGAAAAATTTCGTTTTAGATACCAATGTTATCCTACACGACCATGACTGCTTGACAAGTTTCCAGGAGAATGATATTTACCTTCCAATAGTGGTTCTCGAAGAATTAGATAAGTTCAAGAAAGGAAACAGTGAAATCAATTTCAATGCCCGCGAGTTTGTTCGCGAGCTCGACCTGATTACCGATGATAAGCTTTTCACCAAAGGAGCCTCGCTGGGCGAGGGGATGGGAAGGCTCTTCATTATTACCGGAGGAGTGGAGTCGGAGATTGTGCGCAAATCGTTTCCTGAAAGGCAGGCCGACCATGAAATTCTTTCTGCTGCCGAGGTTCTTACAAGGAAGCATCCCAAGATGAAAACGATCCTGGTGACAAAGGACGTGAATCTACGCATGAAAGCCCGTTCCATCGGTGTGTTATGTGAGGACTACATCAATGACAAGGTGGTGAATATCGATATTTTTGAGAAATCGAATGAAATATTCGATGGTGTACCAGCTGAACTGATTGATAAGATATACTCCTCTAAGGAAGGGGTTGATATTAATGATCTGGATTTCAAGAATGTGCTTCATCCCAACGAATGCTTCGTGATGAAGAGCGAACGCAATAGTGTGCTGGTGCGCTACAATCCTTTAACACACACTGTTCACAGGGTAGGTAAGGCGAAACATTACGGCATTGAACCGCGTAATGCCGAGCAGAGCTTTGCATTCGAAATACTGACCGACCCCGATGTAAAGCTGGTAGCACTTACGGGGAAAGCCGGTACTGGAAAGACTTTGCTTGCGCTGGCTGCCGCCCTGAGCTGTATGAACGACTACAAACAGATTTTGCTGGCACGCCCCATCGTAGCGCTCTCTAATAAAGACTTGGGCTTCCTGCCCGGCGATACTGCTGCCAAGGTGGCACCTTACATGCAACCGCTCTTTGATAACCTGAATGTGATCAAACATCAGTTTTCTCCGACCTCCACAGAAGTGAGGCGGCTGGACGATATGCAGAAGAGTGGTCAGCTTGTTATTGAGGCGTTGGCCTTTATCCGTGGCCGAAGCTTGTCTGAAACCTACTGCATCATCGACGAGGCACAGAACCTTACTCCGCACGAGATGAAGACCATCATTACCCGTGCCGGCGAAGGAACCAAGATGATTTTCACCGGAGACATTCAGCAGATTGACCATCCGTACCTGGATAGCCAGTCGAACGGCCTGGTTTACATGATAGACCGCATGAAGGGACAGAACATCTTTGCGCACGTCAACTTGGTTAAAGGCGAACGTAGTGCGCTGAGCGAGCTGGCCAGCCATTTGATGTAG
- a CDS encoding bifunctional folylpolyglutamate synthase/dihydrofolate synthase — MNYQETLNYLYESTPMFQQVGKSAYKEGLSNTLALDEHFNHPHNNFKTIHVAGTNGKGSCSHTLAAILQSAGYRVGLYTSPHLVDFRERIRVNGTPVSEEYVVNFVERERCFFEPLAPSFFELTTALAFNYFSQQKVDVAIIEVGLGGRLDCTNIIHPDLSIITNISFDHTQFLGNTLALIAAEKAGIMKEGIPVVVGETTNETKPVFINKAKEAKAPLFFAEEEQLLQGYEMDESGFWHYHTADYPELTGELGGLCQLKNSNTILLAVKLLKQAGYQIAPEAIEAGFSKVCELTGLMGRWQRLGSAPTIVCDTGHNVGGMTYIAEQLRRQKYEKLHIVMGMVNDKDISGVLALLPKEAVYYFTKASVKRALHETELKELAGKAGLNGSTYPDVPQAFEAAKANASENDFIFVGGSSFIVADLMTYLTK; from the coding sequence ATGAATTATCAAGAGACACTCAATTATCTGTATGAAAGCACTCCGATGTTTCAACAGGTTGGGAAATCAGCTTATAAAGAAGGGCTTAGCAATACCCTTGCATTAGATGAACATTTTAATCATCCGCATAACAATTTCAAGACAATCCATGTAGCGGGCACCAATGGAAAGGGGTCATGCTCGCACACGCTTGCCGCCATTCTTCAATCGGCCGGATACAGGGTAGGCCTTTATACCTCTCCTCACTTGGTTGATTTCCGCGAACGGATACGGGTAAACGGAACTCCTGTTTCCGAAGAATACGTGGTAAACTTCGTGGAGCGGGAACGATGCTTCTTCGAACCGCTTGCTCCCTCCTTCTTCGAACTGACCACAGCGCTTGCCTTCAACTATTTTTCACAGCAGAAAGTAGATGTGGCAATCATTGAAGTGGGACTGGGCGGACGGCTGGACTGCACCAACATTATCCATCCCGACCTGAGCATTATCACCAATATCAGCTTTGACCACACCCAGTTTCTTGGAAACACGCTGGCATTGATTGCGGCAGAAAAGGCGGGTATCATGAAAGAGGGCATTCCGGTGGTTGTTGGAGAGACGACCAACGAAACCAAACCGGTATTCATCAACAAAGCCAAGGAGGCGAAAGCACCGCTTTTCTTTGCGGAAGAGGAGCAACTGCTTCAAGGGTACGAGATGGATGAAAGCGGATTCTGGCACTACCACACTGCCGACTATCCCGAACTGACAGGGGAACTTGGCGGATTGTGCCAGCTGAAGAACAGCAACACCATTCTGCTGGCCGTGAAACTGTTGAAGCAAGCGGGCTACCAAATTGCTCCGGAGGCGATTGAAGCGGGCTTCTCGAAGGTATGCGAACTAACAGGACTGATGGGACGCTGGCAAAGGTTGGGAAGCGCACCCACTATTGTGTGCGACACCGGTCACAACGTGGGCGGAATGACTTACATTGCCGAGCAGCTACGCCGGCAGAAGTACGAGAAACTGCACATAGTAATGGGGATGGTGAATGATAAAGACATCAGCGGTGTGCTGGCGTTACTGCCCAAAGAGGCGGTGTACTACTTTACCAAAGCCAGTGTGAAGAGGGCGCTACACGAAACGGAATTGAAGGAGTTGGCCGGCAAGGCGGGACTGAACGGCTCCACCTACCCCGACGTGCCTCAGGCTTTCGAAGCTGCCAAAGCAAATGCTTCTGAGAATGACTTTATCTTCGTGGGCGGAAGCAGCTTCATTGTAGCCGATTTGATGACTTATCTAACGAAGTAA
- a CDS encoding Fic family protein: MRAIYIWQQKEWPNFTWNYAKLSYKLGRVRSLQGQLVGKMSTLGFDLQNSAMLDALTADITTSSEIEGEILNSDQVRSSVARHLGIEIEGLPEVDRYVDGVVQVMIDATQKYMQPLTAERLFNWHAALFPTGRSGAYKITVADWRQGSEPMQVISGTMGREKVHYQAPDSDNVSYQMQLFLDWANESQQIDPVLKAAIAHLWFVTVHPFDDGNGRISRTISDLFLARADEMPHRFYSMSAEIRKQRRGYYEILEKTQKGGLDITGWLEWFLDCLESALLDTERAVGTVLQKAAFWDVHRSVSMNERQIKMVNLLWDGFEGKLTSSKWGKITKCSPDTALRDIQDLMAKGVLRKTDEGGRSTNYELTI, from the coding sequence ATGAGAGCAATCTACATCTGGCAGCAAAAGGAATGGCCAAATTTTACCTGGAACTATGCAAAACTATCCTATAAACTGGGTAGAGTCCGCAGTTTACAAGGTCAGCTTGTGGGCAAAATGAGTACGCTGGGTTTTGATCTTCAAAACAGTGCAATGCTTGATGCGCTAACGGCGGATATCACAACATCGTCCGAAATAGAGGGGGAAATATTGAATAGCGATCAGGTGCGCTCTTCTGTGGCCCGTCATTTAGGAATAGAGATAGAAGGACTGCCTGAAGTAGATCGTTATGTGGATGGGGTGGTACAGGTGATGATAGATGCTACTCAAAAATATATGCAGCCATTGACAGCCGAACGCCTATTTAACTGGCATGCAGCCTTGTTTCCCACGGGACGCAGTGGGGCGTATAAAATAACGGTTGCCGATTGGAGGCAAGGTTCAGAGCCGATGCAGGTTATATCGGGAACAATGGGGAGGGAAAAAGTACACTATCAAGCCCCCGATTCGGACAATGTTTCTTATCAGATGCAATTGTTTCTGGACTGGGCTAACGAAAGTCAGCAAATTGATCCTGTCCTGAAAGCTGCGATAGCTCATTTATGGTTTGTAACTGTCCATCCGTTTGATGATGGAAACGGTCGAATATCCCGAACAATATCCGATTTGTTTTTAGCTCGTGCCGATGAAATGCCCCATCGATTTTACAGCATGTCTGCCGAAATACGTAAACAACGCAGAGGTTATTATGAGATATTAGAAAAAACACAGAAAGGCGGTTTAGATATTACCGGTTGGTTGGAATGGTTTCTTGATTGTCTGGAGTCTGCATTGCTTGATACGGAAAGAGCTGTCGGAACGGTTCTGCAAAAAGCCGCATTCTGGGATGTGCATCGTTCCGTCTCAATGAACGAGCGTCAAATTAAGATGGTGAATCTGCTTTGGGATGGTTTTGAAGGAAAACTGACTTCATCAAAATGGGGCAAGATTACCAAGTGTTCTCCCGATACCGCGTTGCGTGATATACAAGATTTGATGGCAAAAGGGGTGTTGCGTAAAACAGACGAAGGGGGACGAAGCACCAATTATGAGTTAACTATTTAA
- a CDS encoding RidA family protein, translated as MKKVIFSEKAPAALGPYSQAIEVNGMVFLSGQLGLDGATGEFVPGGVTGQTKQAFENIKHILSEAGLTTANIVKTTVFLADMSLFAEMNAVYATYFEGAFPARSAVAVKELPKSALVEIECIAVK; from the coding sequence ATGAAGAAAGTTATATTTAGTGAAAAGGCTCCGGCAGCTCTCGGACCTTACAGTCAGGCAATTGAAGTGAATGGAATGGTGTTTCTTTCCGGTCAGCTGGGATTGGATGGTGCAACGGGTGAATTTGTGCCGGGTGGTGTTACCGGACAGACCAAACAGGCATTCGAAAACATCAAGCACATTTTGTCAGAGGCAGGTTTAACCACTGCAAACATTGTGAAGACCACCGTTTTCTTGGCCGATATGTCACTCTTTGCCGAAATGAACGCGGTTTATGCAACCTATTTCGAAGGTGCATTTCCTGCCCGTTCGGCTGTGGCGGTAAAGGAATTGCCTAAGAGTGCATTGGTAGAGATTGAGTGCATTGCCGTGAAATAA
- a CDS encoding RNA polymerase sigma factor — protein sequence MSEIEMTERCRAGDNIARKELYEQYAGQMLGICYRYAGDRDTAQDLLHDGFVKAFSSFDKFSYRGEGSLRAWLSRLMVNISLDYLRKNDINRQIITFEQLPENIEEPEEEDISLVPKQVLMKLISELPDGYRTVFNLAVMEELSHKEIGEKLGINERTSSSQLFRAKKLLAKKINEYIRDNNL from the coding sequence ATGAGTGAAATAGAGATGACAGAACGTTGCCGGGCTGGAGATAATATTGCCCGGAAGGAGCTCTATGAGCAATATGCCGGGCAGATGCTGGGTATATGCTACCGGTATGCCGGCGATCGGGATACAGCCCAGGACCTTCTGCACGACGGATTTGTAAAGGCATTCAGCTCATTTGATAAGTTCTCGTATCGCGGTGAAGGCTCACTGCGTGCATGGCTCAGCAGACTGATGGTTAATATTTCGCTTGACTACCTGCGCAAAAACGATATCAACCGCCAAATAATAACGTTTGAACAGTTGCCTGAAAATATTGAGGAGCCAGAGGAAGAGGATATATCGCTGGTTCCGAAGCAGGTGCTGATGAAACTAATCTCCGAACTGCCCGATGGATATCGCACGGTGTTCAATCTGGCTGTTATGGAAGAGCTATCGCATAAAGAAATTGGCGAAAAACTGGGAATAAACGAACGTACCTCCTCGTCGCAGCTTTTCAGAGCCAAGAAACTTCTGGCAAAAAAGATAAACGAATATATCAGAGACAACAACCTATGA
- a CDS encoding outer membrane beta-barrel protein — translation MKQEEEKWVSALRNSLAEYKEPPAADGWENLMKEISPAPVVPPKRSYFIYAAAAAIILLLLIPATFFLLNESPGGVKKYNQSAQKTETIQSPVTKQAEEKIAPALKANRIKENMLAINSMVKSTGAETKRGVMIETKNLAAITENVSEADKAAVSSETEKPIVIEEKKEQRDKQHKSTEQQKRVQKGNSATKKRSEQSAERDLFSRKRIEGDLAIALYTGNGSGSSNQTSYMPMSTVTALYGDALLMAYYRNSQPVEWKHKQPVSFGLSVRKKITEHLALESGATYTRLESEGRRTGSSLRYNQTLHYVGIPLRLNYLILDKRFVSLYLSGGGMVEKSVSGKMDTETVISGNLINKTTEDVNVKPLQWSVGGAMGVQFNANKHFGLFAEPGLMYYFSDGSKVETIRKESPLNFNLQMGLRMTY, via the coding sequence ATGAAACAGGAAGAAGAAAAATGGGTATCCGCCCTGAGGAACAGCTTGGCTGAATACAAGGAACCGCCAGCAGCTGACGGCTGGGAGAATCTGATGAAAGAGATCTCTCCCGCTCCCGTTGTGCCTCCCAAACGCTCCTACTTTATATATGCGGCAGCAGCGGCAATCATTCTGCTACTCCTTATCCCGGCTACATTCTTCCTGCTGAACGAATCGCCCGGAGGTGTGAAGAAATACAACCAATCTGCACAGAAAACAGAAACGATACAAAGTCCTGTCACTAAACAAGCAGAAGAGAAAATTGCTCCAGCCTTGAAAGCAAACCGGATAAAAGAAAACATGTTGGCCATAAATAGTATGGTGAAGAGCACCGGTGCTGAGACAAAACGTGGGGTAATGATCGAAACGAAAAATCTTGCCGCCATTACAGAGAATGTATCTGAAGCCGATAAAGCGGCAGTATCATCCGAAACTGAAAAACCTATAGTTATAGAGGAAAAGAAAGAGCAAAGAGACAAGCAACATAAGTCAACCGAGCAACAAAAAAGAGTCCAAAAGGGAAATAGTGCAACGAAAAAAAGAAGTGAACAGAGCGCGGAAAGAGATCTCTTCAGCCGAAAAAGAATTGAAGGAGACCTTGCCATTGCTTTATATACAGGAAACGGCAGCGGGTCGTCCAACCAAACGAGCTATATGCCCATGAGTACGGTAACAGCACTCTATGGCGATGCCCTTTTAATGGCGTATTACAGGAATTCGCAACCTGTTGAATGGAAGCACAAACAACCTGTTTCTTTCGGACTGTCCGTTCGTAAAAAAATAACGGAACATCTGGCACTGGAAAGCGGAGCGACATATACCCGACTGGAATCGGAAGGAAGACGAACCGGTAGCTCATTGAGATACAATCAGACGCTGCATTACGTAGGCATACCACTAAGGTTGAACTACCTGATTCTGGACAAGCGATTTGTGAGCCTTTACCTCTCCGGAGGGGGTATGGTGGAAAAGAGCGTATCGGGAAAGATGGACACTGAAACGGTTATTTCGGGTAATCTCATAAACAAAACGACAGAGGATGTAAATGTAAAACCGCTGCAATGGTCGGTTGGCGGTGCTATGGGAGTTCAGTTCAACGCCAATAAGCACTTCGGACTATTTGCCGAACCAGGTTTGATGTATTATTTCAGTGACGGATCAAAAGTAGAAACCATCCGCAAGGAGAGCCCACTCAACTTTAACCTGCAAATGGGGTTACGAATGACATATTAA